TACCATCCACAGGACTAAcctgaagaaaaaatgaaacataTACAAGcaagtttaaaaacaatcaGCAATTGAAACAGCTTGGAAAACTAAGATGCCACAAGAAGCTTGTTACCAGTTACCAGACAATGTGGGTCAGGGTCGATGGGCCTGGAACCTTCTTTCAAGGTCCGAACAAAGAATTCCCGTAAAGAAGCATAGTTTTCGAGAGGCAGAGCTACTTCTTCTAAGTCTGATATAAACACAAGCTTAGAAATTTTCTCATATCCTTGTTTTTAGTTAACAATTCACATACTCTACagtatccataaaaaaaaaaataacagcaaaACATGGAAGAAAGTACAGGTATCGATCAATAAAAGGGAGCAGAGAAACAGTAAGCAATCATACTTGAATGGAATGCACGAGCCCATGCTCTATAAACATGTGGACGCATCCAAACAGGAAGTTCCTGAAATTTCGTTCCTTTAGCAAGTCATACGGAAATAGTAAAGCACCAATGCTATTGTAACACAATGGTGAAGGAAGTGATagggaaaagaagaatttatgTGGTCAAttcgaggtttttttttctttcaatcagaGACCAGGCTGGCCAGTGCACAAAACCTATTCCATAACTGGATGTGTTGTTATAACATCAGAGGTAACTAGAGCCTGTAGCTAAAAGAAAAGGGTGAAGAATACTCACCACACTTGTCAAGGAACCGAAAAGTCTAGAAATGGAGCGTAAAGGTAACATCCTCAGAAATGACGCCTGATGTTGAGAAAGTAATAGGAATTAATAGAAAAACTAGATATGAAATCACAGAATTTGATAATCGAAACAGAtgtaaccataaaaataaaaggttaaagTATCAAAACTTAAATTTCAGGTCATTATATAAGCATATTACTTTATGATCAGGTTGGAACTCGAACTCAATTCCTTTCTCCCGCGCCTCTTCGACCTGGCATCAAGAGGGAACGAATACTGTAACAAAGAGTGTATAGATAAAAGATAACATAATGATACTCTTAAAGAGCATGAACTAACatatatttgaaagaaataagTAAAAGAGTGAGAATAATATACCTTCTTATCGTCATAAAGCCGACGAGCATGAAGAGCACCGAGCATGAGTAAAGTGGCGACGGTTGCACCAGGTACCAGAAATACATTACCTGCACGACCATGCCCCCAATCAATACATACCAAATTATTCACTGTAAAAATTTGTTACCTCAAGAATCATTAGTTTATTCACTCTCTCTCGGAAAATTACAGTTCAAGTTAGAGTACATTTTTATAGTTCCGTCCAAGCAACCTTAACAACTAGCTAACAAGCTAAAATGCAAGAGGGAGCCAAGatagttaaaatattaatagtaataattggCATTTTCCCCCTCTCTTTCTCCTCAATTTTCTCAGGAACACCGGGAGAATTACTCAATCAATTAACTAACCTCGGGGATTTCCACTGCTTCCATTGAAAGAAGCACGTACTTGAGATGCTGTTTGGACCCTTTTGAGAAGCGAAGTGAAGAACTGGCGTCGCTGATGGTGTTGGTGGCTCAGACGTAAAGAGTGAGCAAAAATAGGGAGTTTGTTGGAATACCGGAATTTCATTGTTGTTGAATTATTTTGTTGGCAGTGATGGTTGTTCTGGTTAGGGTTTTGTGGAAGCTCACAGTGAAGCTGATGGTTTGATGATGGATGATTAAACGACAGGAGGTGCACCGTTTTACTGTTTTGACCTCGAAAGGAAGCGGGTTTTCTTCGTATCCGCGCATTGGCGCACACCGTTTTCGCGCTCGCTGGAAAATTTAATCATTCACTAGTTTGGGTCTGCAGGCAAAACACTCTCCCTTTGCACAACACATACAATTTTACCATTTGCTTGGTGTTGAGAAATTCCATCGCTGTGACTTTATGCATGTCATCCTGTTTCAAAGTAGAAAAACTGAAGAGTCATttgttgtttatgtttttaatgttcaCGCACGTAGCAAATCACAACAGAATAAAAAACCACTCATAGACCCCGGAAGATATACCTTAATTATCATATCCTAGATTTACTTTATAAATCTTTTATAAATCTCAGAGTCAcggaaaatttatataatcattaattttagaacaagtaggattaattaagatatacgCAAATTAACTCGAacactcatattaataataataaataaataaataaaaacccatGTTAGTTTACACAGAAGAGGCAGTagcattttagtaaaaatatgCATGTGAAATAAAGAACAACGtcccagaaaagaaaagaaaaaaagttcaattgGCAAAGAGCATGAAAGGCCGTCAATGAAATGCATTAATGTGCTAGGAAAAAGTATGTGAGAAATCGACatataaaaatgagaaaataaaaaatcgctgaaaaacaaacaatatctgAAAGATGATGTTAAAATTGTAAACCCAGACCTGAATTTTTagtattaatgaaaatttaaatttaacctGAGAATATTGtgggttaattaaaaaataaaataagaaaatattgaatAGAATGAAATGAGTTTGAAagattaagataaaataaataaaaaatgatcaagaaataaaaaaatataaaaacatgaataaaaaataaataaaaatgatatatgcGGAAAGAAAGGTACTTCGTTATAATtcaatgaaattcaaaataattcagTTTAAATTTAGCATAAACAAGTGATGGAGTCTGAAAAGTATTACccaagaaaacattaaaaaaaaaatagtgtaaagAAGGGATATATTgggaattaataaaataattatttttatttttatttttatttctatttctatttctatttctattatatcCCACCTTGAACGGAAAGGAGATAATGATAGTTCTTCGTTTTCTTAAGCTTACTCTTGTGAAAACTTAGGAAAAACTTAAGATTCAGGGGAAAGTGTAGAATTTTACTAAAATAAACACTCAATcacttgaaattataaatattcagTGAGGGAAAAGTAAGGTATTATAAAGAAAAGGTTAGGGAGGTGAAGGAAAAAGCTTGAAGAGATTTTGATTGgttagcttttttaaaagtgtatACTACTGTGTGGTAAAGTGCTCTAAGCTAATTTGAACCAATTATCgatatttttttatcgtttttttaattcttgaattTAGGGTTTTCAAGTGAGAGTAAAGGATTATGTGGAGTTGTTATGGTAGAATAacatttaaatgatttaaaaaaacctaagttaatttatttaaccCGTGACTCGTGTCATGAGATTAGGATAACCTCATTAAaaataacaccaaaaaaataacttgactTAATTCAATTTAACCTGCTAAACTTGCGATCAAGGTAATGAAAACCATGATTACcttgtaaaaagaaaatcaaaacaaattatgaagtctgGTTTTCAACAAACTCATTgctgaaggataaaattaaaaaaaaaatcaatataaaaacaagacaaaataaaaacaacccgAATCTACTCGGGTTAACCCACAAAACATGTGATCCGAGTCATAAGACTAATATtaccttatagaaagcaaactaaaacaaatcatgaaatctaatttctaatcaactcaatgtttaatgatgaaattaacaaaaaaaaacaaaaataaaactcgAGACAACTAGATTAACCCGCCAAACCCATAACTCAAGTTAACCTCGTAGACAATaagccaaaataaattatgaaatctaatttctaaattaatcaagtgttgaatgatgaaattaaaaatatatatataaattaaaaaaaaacacttgaatcAATCCGCCAAACTCGTGACATGGGTTATGAGGCTGAGCTAactatatataaagcaaatcacaataaattataaaagtttaatttccAATAAACCATATGTTGAagtatgaaattaaagaaaaaaaacataaatttaaagaaaaaatactaTTGAAATTAAAGGTGTtttgtgatatttattttattttaaaattaataaattaattaaaaatatcaagagaTTTTAAAACTTTGTTACATATTAGGAGTCATGGAATATCATACtgcttatttgattaaaaatgaattaatcttgaaaaatatcaataacaaaaacataaaaaaagttcaTAGGCAGATATTagctaaattatatttatatattttttttcattgttgtttgtctatttaataaactaatttgaTTCAAACAGTAAAGTAATATCGatgtaaaatgttttaagaatttttttttattaagtttggaaaattaaaaattatacttagtgattttatttttttagtttatttagaacttttattttttttttctatttacgagtttttttaatttgtttaggttggttttttgaatttatttaattaattataagccTCTTAGAGAGGCAAACTattcgagaaaaaaatattcggtaatgaaattttaaattataatttttgtgtgTTTCACCTTATTAGGTAGAATTATGTGTTGCATGtgcttgttgtttttcttatgtTATTTTCATCTCTGTTGGTTCTAATTATTCATGGCGGCTAGTTGTTATGTGTTATTGAATAATTGTGGCTATAAGAGTAACTCCAACACAGGAGCCAATAGGATAGTCAAAACCATAAAACTATACTTTTacctattatttttagttttaacaacTCTAACGGGATAGCTATATATGAATAGCTAAAATGTATTTTCTTActctaaaatgttatttttacacTTCTCTGTAGAACAACCAAAAGCAAGAGAAAGTATATATATCCATTGGTCTCTTTCCTTTGTTTCCctctttaaaaacataataaaaaaaagaaaataaacctaCAAATCTCAAAGCTTTATGCCTCAACTTCTTTGcggtttggaaaaataaaaggcatttgttctctaattaattaataatatcagTTGTGTCCCTGCTCTGTTAATtacaaaatattcatataaataaattttaaatttaaaagttttaaatttgaacttaagattatatcttttaactttcatgttactccattaattttataaattactcatattaattatataattaataacatcatgcttatattatataaaaataactaaattagttatataattatattaaaattagtttaatataaaatatattaaaattagtttaatataaaatatattaaaatataattggctcttctaaatagctttttactATTGGAATGCACATAAACAAATAACtatatttacactatttaaaaagctattttattaatttggctcTTTAATATAACATATCCTATTCCAATACTCTGAAAGTTGATAGTAGAATATGACATGTTTTTATAGTGGGATGCGGAGATTCTCtctaaagaaaaagatatttatGAATCGATgataaaatacatgtaaaaacaaattacaaaattaacttGCTGAGTAGTGGTGATAAAGTTACAAAGATTTGACAAAGATGAAGAACAAAAATCCTGGAGAATCATTAAAAGAGTGATAATAGATTTATTGTCAGCTTTGAAAACATGTTTACAAAATAAACAACTTCTTAATTAGGATGAATACATGAAATTTTGATGATCTTGTTTATTATAAGATAAATATAGATTGATATTCTCtatcaatttataatatttattttgatgatgattatgttaataaaaataaaataaataataataataacaatgatgataatctcatcaataataatatataatattgctagaaaatatatttaaatacaaaacatgttatatATGACAATGATCATACATTTTAAGTTATATAAATTGtcttataaaattagtttaccataggaaataaatttattttcaatgttcTTCAAACACCAAAAATTAGTTAcatatctataatattatatttaaatatttatattatattttataaaataaactatatataattatatgatataataaattctttttttttcaccgTCACACTTTTTATATctcattattttcttgtaaatgattagataattatatttaatgctCTATACATGTtagataaattttgaaaaaattaaaattttaatatgtgaTTTTTCATGGTAcaatcaaacattgaaaaatatatttttacttattttttatgatattattaaacattaaaaataatattttttaaaaaattcacaaaactattttctaaaaaaaactattttccacaAACGACGCCTTCGTATACTTGTTAAAACCAACATGGTTGCAATTCGAGGAGCTCAAATTAACAATACGAGTCCGAGATCATACTAATTATTCTTTCAAATATCTTAAGTTTAATagtaattcaaattaaaaataaaatagactttttttaccttttattttgtctATATGTCTCATGCTAACTACAAGGGATTGTTTGGACGTTAGAGATCAAAACAaacgaaggaaaaaaaacccaaaccatGGCTTCAGTCGAGAATGATGATGGTACAGTGAAGTACGGAATCGTAGGAGTGGGAATGATGGGGAGAGAACACCTCATCAATCTCTACCATCTTCGCAGTCAAAACGTTGGCGTTGTTGCCATAGCTGATCCTCATGTTCCCTCCCAACAACTAGCTGTTGAATTAGCCCAATCATTTGGTTGGCATCTCGAggtattaaaatcaataatcacATCTCATCTGTCACCTAATGCTAATTATCACCCTCCTTTCCTTTGAACTAACATTGAAGTGACTTGAATTGAAGGTATTTTCAGGGCACCGAGAGTTACTGGACAGCGGACTTTGTGATGTGGTGGTTGTGTCCAGTCCAAACATGACTCATTATCGAATCCTCATGGACATTATTAACCACCCAAAACCCCATCATGTTCTAGTGGAGAAGCCGTTGTGCACCACTGTTGCTGACTGCAAGAAGGTAGTTGATGCTGCTAGAAGGAGGACAGACATGCTCGTGCAAGTTGGACTGGAGTATAGATACATGCCACCGGTTGCTAAATTGATTGAAGTTGTAAAGGGTGGAGCTGTTGGGCAAGTGAAAATGGTGGCAATCAGGGAACATCGGTTTCCTTTCTTGGTTAAGGTAAATTAGGCAACTAATTTTATGAAGATACTGCTGTAGCCATTCAGTGTTTCTGACTGCTGGTTTTGATTAGGTTGACAATTGGAACCGGTTCAATGCTAACACGGGGGGGACTCTGGTGGAGAAGTGCTGCCATTTCTTTGATTTAATGAAGCTGTTCGCGGGTGCGAATCCTGTTCGAGTTATGGCTTCTGGAGCTATAGATGTTAATCACAAGGATGAAGTATATGATGGGAAGGTAAGTTCATGTTGGTGATAATTTGATAAAGATACCATAATTCATATGCCATAGTTGGATAAAAAGTTGCAATGCTATTTATGGATCTATGTTTTATAGGAGTTTATAATGCTGCAGGACTTAGACATGCAATTCAATCGagctctcttttaatttttttattcaaatgcgtAAGCAATCCCCTAAATTTCAGtatattaacctttttttaCTGAGAGTTCGAATCTAACATGGAGTGGAACTTAGTCTTAGACCTGGGCTTTGGTGGCCGACAGGAAAGAGCTTTAACCATGGCATGATTACACAATTCGCTAATTTTGTATTTTGGAGCACTTGGAAGTTGGTAGAATGAGTTTGCTTAGTGCATATGTCTCGTTTGCGAAAACCCAGGAGTTATATTTGAGATAGTTCCATAAtccgtattaaattttatgttttctgcTGTTCTATGGTGCTTAAGAATGCAATGATGGCTGATCTCTCCAGTGCatttatatacaataaaataaacatgacTTTCATGCTGTTTACGTTGAAGATATCCAAGTCATTTGACAAGCATTTTGACTTGTGAGCTATGCCCTTGAGGCCAATAAACTTGGCAATGTACAGACAGAGATTCATTACGAAAAGTCCTGGTTAGGCCACTGAAGGGGTATGGCTGTATGATTATGGTCTATGGGCTCAATTATGCCGTAACATTTTCAAATTACAACTTACAAAGCACAGTTTCATGATTTATACTCTGATAGATGAGGCTTGGAAATAGATATATGGTCACATTCAGCAACAAAATGCTGAAAATGTAATTGTTTGTGCTCTGGCTGTCCATTTGATTAGGACTTGTTGGTCAAACGGGACCCTGTCTGAATACTGCTGACTGAAGGAGGAAGGGCTTTTCTGGATTTGCATATCTGAAATGATGTTGGAATTGAAGAGAGACTTTTCTATACGCATATCTGTAATTAAATCAGAATTGACTTTTTTCTTCAGAtcatgtttgctagtttttcaGCTATTTTTGCTAGATCATTGAATTCTATCTAAATGAATTGAGTGTTCTATCTATGAGTGAGTAAATTGAATCCAGGCACATAGCTTTTTTAGTTTGGTGATTATTGACAGTTCGAGCTCTGCAATGCTTGATCTTTCCTTTCACGAGATGTAATTCCTTAAAACCTTTTGAGCTGTGAATAACCCCGTGTTCCATTGATAACCTTGCTGTGGTTCAGGTACCAGATATCATTGACAATGCATATGTTATTGTTGAGTTTGACAATGGTTCCCGAGGGATGCTTGACCTTTGCATGTTTGCTGAAGGCAGTAAAAATGAGCAAGAAATATCTGTTGTTGGTGATATAGGAAAGGTACTTGTGCATGCACACATATGCTTTAGCTTTATTCATGGAAGTGAATGCTGATCcggcaaatatatatatatatatatatatatatatatatatatatatatatatatatatatatatatatatatatatattattttttttcgcaTTTGCCATCTCCCTCGTCTATAGGCAGTCACCTCTTTTGCTGCTTCATAATGTCTGGAAGATTCCATTATAAATGACTGATTCAAttgtattgttgttttaattttaacatccaACAGTTCCATTTACTATTTCCAGCATGCTGCTCCATTCTTGGGCATGTATGCAAGTCCTTCCACTCATTTTGTTCAAACTGTGTGTTTGTTATAGGGGGAGGCCTTTGTCCCAGAGAGTATAGTGCGTTTTGGTACTCGCGTGGCAGGAAGGGATGGTGTACAAACATTGAAAGCCGAGGATCGCCGAATTAAGTGAGTTTCCTCGAAGTCTATATGTGAAAATGCTTTGGATTATTATATCTACGAATGTTTCAGGCTTCTTTTCAGTGTGATTCTGAACGAACTTGTTTTTCAGATATGATGGACTGCATCATGGATCCAGCTATTTGGAACACCTTACCTTCTTGTCTGCAGTTCGAGCAAAAGGTGAAAAAGCTCCTGCAGTGGATTTGCAAGATGGGTTGATTTCAGTTGCTATTGGAGTTGCAGCTCAGCTTTCCATTGAGAAGGGCCAATTTGTCACAATTCAGGAAGTCATGGATGAACATCATGGCTAAGCCAAGATTGTCATTTTAACACGTCACGGAAAATGCAATGTAAATTCGGATagtaaaattataagtaaaatttCTAACTAATTATATAGATAATTTCAGTCAAATAGtaaataacaatataacacaattcaaacaaaaataaaatcaacacaaaatttcaagcagaaaaaaaaattcataatctaaCTTAAAAATCCTTAATTTTACTACCTAACTAATATTATCTTTATCCTGACTATTTCTAAGACATTCATGGAGATAAAAATAACTGTTTACCTAGACCTTTCAAGCGAATTGATACAGGGGCGGCCTACAAGCTACATCAGAGATACTAACGGTCCAATGGGAGCAAGAAGCACCCAACTCTTTGAGGAAGgttttcaattataatatcTCTTTGCAAGCTTCAACCAAATGATGTTTACTGGTTGGCAGTGCATGCCCTAAAGAAAAAGGGACGGCGACAAGATTCTTAATAcaaataagatgaaaaaaaaggtCATCGCCAGAAAATTGTCAGCTTTGATCGTTCTTACTCATTATAAGATTCAATATCTCGAGATAAGATGAATGCCTAATCCAGACTAGAAACATAGCTTGATGAACGgatatgaaaatcaaaatttgaaatagTTTGAGAACGTCCTCAATCTAATAAACAGATGATTCACTGTTACCACTAAAGAGAAACAACTAATTCATGTGTCCattggataaattaaaaatccccTTTTAGGCAGAATCTTCAATTGttctttcatctttcttttttcctataaattttataaaattaaaaagaaaattgagagaTTGAAACCTGAAATGGTGCCCCATTCTTGAGTTCCGATTGAGACCCTCATTGTTCTCTATGAATTGTTTGTGCTTTTCAAGCTTGAGGCCAGAGATACTTTTATGTAAACTTCATGCATGTATGTTCTGATCTTCTAAAAATGGCTGCTCTGCCATCAGTGGCAGTACATTGCAGCAAagcatttatttaaaattacagTAGTAATCGTGGTTTAAagtggtttttatttaaaaatatattaaaataaaatattgttgtttgCCGTGAAATACAtggagttatttatttttttattgttgttgccCGCAAAGTTCCAGGTATTTACATCTAAATTTCAGCTGGGCTTATTTTCCCATGGCCCTGGGCAACGTAGCGCATGGCCTTAGTCTCTCCCGTCCATGTTTTTCCAATTTCGAAAGAGACAGAAAGGAAAGATAGTGCCTAGAAAGAGAACGGTAGGCAAagttccaatttaatttttaatttatttttaaatattttgatataatgatataaaaaataatttttttaaaataaaaaaaatattattttaatatattttaaaaaataaaaaacactttaattcCACATATTCAAACACTATCCTAAACGATCGTGCACCCTCGCTTCAAATAGCACTTGTATAAATAGCGCACGCGTTAGCGCGCATTTGTTAACACTTGACTCACTCACATCGACGCAATATGGAAGACGATACGGGGAGTGAAATCGGGCATTGTGATCGGCCTCATAGAGAACAGAGCCAAAGAGGTAAGGTGCGCTCTCCGTTTGTTTTTCACTATCTCTGCAAAATTAGTGAAACTTTTAGTAGCTATAACTGTAAAATTCACTATTTCGCATACATTCATTTATTTACACCGGAATCTGAACTAAGATAACAGTagtaaaatttgaaattctGATTCATTTCATGTCCTCTCCGATTTAATTAGCACAAGAAC
This region of Populus alba chromosome 3, ASM523922v2, whole genome shotgun sequence genomic DNA includes:
- the LOC118062888 gene encoding uncharacterized protein, giving the protein MASVENDDGTVKYGIVGVGMMGREHLINLYHLRSQNVGVVAIADPHVPSQQLAVELAQSFGWHLEVFSGHRELLDSGLCDVVVVSSPNMTHYRILMDIINHPKPHHVLVEKPLCTTVADCKKVVDAARRRTDMLVQVGLEYRYMPPVAKLIEVVKGGAVGQVKMVAIREHRFPFLVKVDNWNRFNANTGGTLVEKCCHFFDLMKLFAGANPVRVMASGAIDVNHKDEVYDGKVPDIIDNAYVIVEFDNGSRGMLDLCMFAEGSKNEQEISVVGDIGKGEAFVPESIVRFGTRVAGRDGVQTLKAEDRRIKYDGLHHGSSYLEHLTFLSAVRAKGEKAPAVDLQDGLISVAIGVAAQLSIEKGQFVTIQEVMDEHHG